From a single Natronorubrum tibetense GA33 genomic region:
- a CDS encoding NUDIX hydrolase has translation MPPDPLAWETQDRRVAYSCPGFDIVNESVQLPDGTETEFDHLSEPASVCVLPFAADGDVVCIEEWRQAVSRINRGLPVGGTEPDDDDLEAAARRELAEETGHEAERLEPLVTVEPANGIADSVLHFFVAHGCRPTAEQQLDHNESIRVTRQPYEELLEAVRDGEIRDGRTVLAVSYYQLLETDP, from the coding sequence ATGCCTCCGGATCCGCTCGCGTGGGAGACCCAAGATCGTCGGGTAGCCTATTCCTGCCCGGGCTTCGACATCGTTAACGAGTCCGTTCAGCTGCCCGACGGGACCGAAACCGAGTTCGACCACCTCTCCGAGCCGGCGAGCGTCTGCGTGCTCCCGTTCGCCGCCGACGGCGACGTGGTCTGCATCGAAGAGTGGCGTCAGGCCGTCTCACGGATCAACCGCGGTCTCCCCGTGGGCGGGACCGAACCGGACGACGACGATCTCGAGGCGGCCGCCCGCCGCGAACTCGCCGAAGAGACCGGCCACGAGGCCGAACGTCTCGAGCCGCTGGTGACTGTCGAGCCGGCAAACGGTATCGCGGATTCGGTGCTTCACTTCTTCGTTGCCCACGGCTGTCGGCCGACTGCCGAACAGCAACTCGACCACAACGAGAGCATCCGCGTGACCCGGCAGCCGTACGAGGAGTTGCTCGAGGCCGTCCGCGACGGCGAGATCCGCGACGGGCGGACGGTGCTCGCCGTCTCGTACTATCAGCTGCTCGAGACAGATCCCTAA
- a CDS encoding PadR family transcriptional regulator — translation MDQLTGFQRDLLYVIAGKDRPSGQEILDDINRYIDQPVTHGRLYPNLDTLVEKELVEKGQLDRRTNYYALTPKGRRVLQRRQEWVDQYVDV, via the coding sequence ATGGATCAGTTAACTGGCTTCCAACGTGACTTGTTGTACGTAATCGCAGGTAAAGACCGTCCGTCCGGACAGGAGATACTCGACGACATCAATCGGTACATCGATCAGCCGGTCACCCACGGCCGGCTGTATCCCAATCTCGACACGCTGGTCGAGAAGGAACTCGTCGAGAAAGGCCAACTCGATCGTCGGACGAACTACTACGCCCTGACCCCGAAGGGGCGACGTGTCCTGCAGCGCCGTCAGGAGTGGGTCGACCAGTACGTCGACGTCTGA
- a CDS encoding RNA-guided endonuclease InsQ/TnpB family protein gives MSAVTKTLKLRLAKPNSHKERKLCETRKAYQQALQAAFDAECTTQSATNDVVVEYDLSGYAKNALKQYVPQLCGDSYDANELHDDHPVKFTNDGVQLDHKPENGIEWYVKIPHHEDYHLWIPAHANPDQREWLEAVYADDAEMGESRLFERDGTWYLHVTATRDVEVQSETSADERTPIGVDIGEASLVTVCHRDESKSPVRPNLWADDGKTVRRLRKTYFTATRRLQRRSSERIAESYGDALWGQIDDVFHCVTREVVEYAESVENPLLVLEDLTYIRENMDYGEYMNRRLHGWGFAKLHAQIRYKAAEKGIPVETVNPRNTSKACHACGEHGYRPRQATFRCSNDDCWVSEYQADVNGAINIADRYRSGESHCRSVRTSRQKASDNDSTTDGASLTGPQDSHADAETQQETRGTYAS, from the coding sequence ATGTCTGCAGTCACAAAAACGCTGAAGTTGCGCCTCGCCAAGCCCAACTCACACAAAGAACGCAAGTTGTGTGAGACCCGCAAGGCGTACCAGCAGGCACTGCAGGCAGCCTTCGACGCCGAATGCACCACCCAGTCAGCCACCAACGACGTCGTCGTCGAGTACGACCTCTCCGGCTATGCGAAAAACGCGCTCAAACAGTATGTCCCGCAACTCTGTGGTGACAGCTACGACGCCAACGAACTTCACGACGACCACCCGGTAAAATTCACTAACGACGGTGTCCAACTCGACCACAAACCAGAGAACGGCATCGAGTGGTACGTCAAAATCCCGCACCACGAGGATTACCACCTCTGGATACCGGCACACGCCAATCCCGACCAACGAGAGTGGCTGGAAGCGGTATACGCTGACGACGCCGAGATGGGTGAAAGTCGGCTCTTCGAGCGAGATGGAACATGGTATCTCCACGTCACCGCCACTCGCGACGTGGAGGTCCAATCCGAGACGTCCGCCGACGAGCGGACGCCCATTGGCGTGGACATCGGAGAAGCGAGTCTCGTCACGGTGTGTCACCGTGATGAGAGCAAGTCTCCGGTTCGCCCTAACCTGTGGGCCGACGATGGTAAGACCGTTCGTCGGCTCCGTAAAACCTACTTCACCGCCACGAGACGACTTCAACGTCGTAGCAGTGAGCGAATCGCTGAGTCCTACGGTGACGCGCTGTGGGGTCAGATTGACGACGTGTTCCACTGTGTGACCCGCGAGGTCGTGGAGTACGCTGAGTCTGTCGAGAATCCATTACTGGTACTGGAAGACTTGACCTACATCCGTGAAAACATGGATTACGGCGAGTACATGAATCGGCGGTTGCACGGATGGGGTTTCGCCAAGCTCCACGCACAGATTCGGTACAAAGCCGCCGAGAAGGGGATTCCCGTCGAGACGGTGAATCCGCGGAACACGTCGAAAGCATGCCACGCCTGCGGTGAACACGGCTACCGGCCACGACAAGCGACGTTCCGTTGCTCGAACGACGATTGTTGGGTCAGTGAGTACCAAGCCGACGTGAATGGGGCGATAAACATCGCAGACCGCTACCGTAGTGGAGAGAGTCACTGCCGAAGCGTCCGAACTTCCCGGCAGAAGGCAAGTGACAATGACTCGACTACGGATGGGGCCTCTTTGACCGGGCCACAAGACAGCCACGCAGATGCTGAAACTCAGCAGGAGACGCGTGGAACGTATGCGTCTTGA